A single window of Zea mays cultivar B73 chromosome 10, Zm-B73-REFERENCE-NAM-5.0, whole genome shotgun sequence DNA harbors:
- the LOC100280981 gene encoding pathogenesis-related protein 10: MVSGSISEEIAVAVPAERMWKVAFAETKSALLPKACAGYVDAVEVDGDGGPGSVTTMKLNPSLGENKTLKSRVVALDAAARVVRTEVLQGGTVSAQLRTHFAEIRVEAAGEGACVAKVKVDYERLDGAPLAPEDEARLAQGYVRLVRMVEAYLVAHPDEFA; encoded by the exons ATGGTGTCCGGCAGCATCAGCGAGGAGATCGCCGTGGCCGTCCCGGCGGAGCGCATGTGGAAGGTGGCCTTCGCCGAGACCAAGTCGGCGCTCCTGCCCAAGGCCTGCGCCGGCTACGTGGACGCCGTCGAGGTCGACGGCGACGGCGGGCCCGGCAGCGTCACCACCATGAAGCTTAACCCAT CGCTGGGTGAGAACAAGACGCTCAAGAGCCGCGTGGTGGCGTTGGACGCCGCGGCGCGCGTGGTGAGGACGGAGGTGCTGCAGGGCGGCACGGTGAGCGCGCAGCTCAGGACGCACTTCGCCGAGATCAGGGTGGAGGCCGCCGGCGAGGGCGCCTGCGTCGCCAAGGTCAAGGTTGACTACGAGCGCCTCGACGGCGCGCCGCTCGCGCCCGAGGACGAGGCCAGGCTCGCGCAGGGGTacgtccgcctcgtcaggatggtGGAGGCATACCTCGTCGCGCACCCCGACGAGTTCGCCTGA